GCGGGGGTGGTGGTGTCAAAGCCGAAGCACATCAACGTGCTCCCTTCAGGGTGTCGACCCGTGGGTCGGTGGGGGTGGTGGTGGGGCCGGGGGCAGCAGGTGCCGCCCCCGCTGGGACGGCGAGGTCCAGGAGCAGGTCCCGGACCTCCGTCGCCTCGTAACGGTCTCGGGCCCCCCCGGGGACCGAGCACAGCAGGACGGGCCCGTCGTCCGGGTCGTCGGGCAGCCGTCCGTGGCTGCCCTTCACCCAGCGGGCGTCGAGGGGGACCACGCTCATCGCGTAGCGCAGCCCCACCTTCTTCTTCAGCAGGCTGATCCCGGCGCGCACCTTGGCGGTCGGGTCGGCCGGGTCGAGGAACAGCTCGGCGGGGTCGTAGCCGGGCTTCTTGTGGATCTCCACGCCGCGCGCGAAGTCGGGGGCCCGCGCGTCGTCGAGCCAGTAGTAGTACGTGAACCACGACCGGGGCGCGGCGACGGCGACGAGCTCGCCGCTGCGCTCGTGGCCCAGGCCGGCCTCGGCGAGCGCGTCGCCCTCGAGCACCTGCTCCACGCCGGGCAGCGCGGCCAGGAGCTCGCGCACCCGGGGACGGTCGGCGGGGTCGGCGACGTAGACGTGGGCGACCTGGTGGTCGGCGACCGCGAAGGCCCGCGAGGTCCACGGGTCCAGCAGCTCCCGCCCGTCCTGGACGTACACCTCGAGCAGCCCGGCCTCGCGCAGCGCGCGGTTGACGTGGACCGGCTCGTCGACCGCGGTGATGCCGTACTCCGACAGCACGACGACCGTCGTGCCCGCGGCGGCCGCGTCGTCCAGCAGCGGGGCGACCGTGGCGTCGAGCGCCTCCACCGCGGCGACGGCCTCGGGGCCGTCGGGGCCGAACCGCTGCAGGTCGTAGTCCAGGTGCGGCAGGTAGGCCAGCGTCATGTCGACGCGGGGCATGACCATCCGGGTGGCCTCGACGATCCAGCGCGTGGAGGCGATGGACGCGGTCGGGCCCCAGTACTGGAACAGCGGGAACGGGCCGAGCGCCTCGGTGAGCTCGTCGTGCAGCTCCGGCGGGCGGGCGTAGCAGTCCGGGGACTTCCGGCCGTCGGCGTGGTAGACCGGCCGGGGCGTGACCGTGAGGTCGGTGCTGGCGCCCATGGCGTACCACCAGCAGACGTTGGCGACGGTGAACCCGGGCTGCCGGCGGCGGGCGGTCTCCCAGACCTTCTCGCCCTGGACGAGCCGGTTGTGCTGGCGCCAGAGCATGACCTCGCCGATGTCGCGCAGGTACCAGCCGTTGCCGACGATGCCGTGCTCGGTCGGCACGGTGCCGGTGAGGAACGTCGACTGCGCGGAACAGGTCACCGCGGGCAGGACGGTGCCGAGCTCGGCCTGCCAGCCCTGCTCCGCGAGGGCGCGCAGCCGGGGCGCGTGGCGCAGCAGCTTCGGGGTGAGGCCGACGACGTCGAGGACGAGCAGGCTCATGCGGCCACCAGCCCCGCGTCGAGGAGCTCCGCGCGGGCCCAGGCGAGCTCGGCGGCGATGCCGTCGAGCACCCCCTCGGGACCGTCGGGGCGGATGCCGTCGGGCAGCACGGACCAGGTGTACGTCTCGACCTCCAGGTGGTCGGTGAGGGCGCGGTCGCCCCCGAGCAGGGCGTCGACGGTGCCGCGCAGCTCCGCGCGGGTGCTGCGCAGCGGCGGGGCGGGGTCGGCGTGGAGCGGGACGTGGACGTGGACCCGCCAGGCCTCGTCGGTGGACAGCGGGCGGGCGCCGGCCAGCGCCTCGTCCAGGTCGTCCTTGCCGACGAGCCGGCCGCCGACGTGGCTGCGGACCTGGTGGAGGAACCGCTGCTCGACGAACGGCTCGAGGGCGGCGCGGGTGGCGGGGTCGGCCGGGTCCTCGGCGTGCAGGGCCGCGGCGAGCTGCGCCTTGACGACCGGCAGGTCGGCCGCGCCGAGGCGGGCCAGCGCCTCGTGCGGGTCCTCGAAGGCGACGGCGAGGTGGCAGGTGTCCAGGCAGACCCCGACGTGCTCGCCCGCGGCGGGCGCGACGCGCTCGGCGGCGTCCTCGGTGGTCTCGACGATGCAGCCCGGCTCGGGCTCGAAGCCGACCCGGACCGCGCGGCCCGCGTCGGCGGACACCTTGGCCAGGCCGTCCTCCAGGCGTGCGAGCAGGGTCTCCGCGGTGGCCTGCCGGTCCGACAGCCACGGCGTCCGCCAGCCCAGCGGCAGGGTGGAGATGCTGCCGCGCACGGCGTCGTCCGGCATGAGCCGGGCCAGCACCGTCGCGCAGTCGAGGGTGTAGTCGAGCCGGTCGCGGGTGGTCCAGTCCGGCCGGTACACCGCCTTCTTGACGACCGGGGCGTGGAAGCCGCCCCAGGGGAACGCGTTGACGGTGACGACCTCGACCCCGGCACGCTGCAGCCCGCGGCGCAGCCGCTCCAGCGAGGCGGGCTCGGCGACGAGCCGGGCGGCCAGGGCGGCGGGCAGCCACAGCCCGATGCCCACGGTGGGCACGTCGAGCCGGCGGCGCAGCCCGTGGCCGACGGCGTCGACCTGCGCGAGGACCTCGTCGAGGTCCTCGGCGGGGTGGACGTTGCTGCAGTGGGCCAGGTGGACGGTCGTGCCGTCGCGGTGGGTGAACCTCATGCGCGCGGCCCCCGCAGCAGCGAGCTGCCCTCGAAGGTCGCGCCCGCGTCGACCGGCGGCACGTCGAGGACGAGGCGGCCGGACTGGCCGTAGAACTCGACCGGGTTGCGCCACAGCACCCGGTCGACGTCGTCGTCGCCGAAGCCGGCCGCGAGCATGGCCTCGCCGGTGCGGACGGTGAGCAGCGGGTCGCTCTTGCCCCAGTCGGCGGCGGAGTTGACGAGCACGCGGTCCAGGCCCCGCTCCTGGAGGATCCGCACCATGCGGTGGGGGTCCATCTTGGTGTCGGGGTAGATCGAGAAGCCCGCCCAGGCGCCGGCGTCGTCGACCATGCCGACCGTGGTCTCGTTGCAGTGGTCGACGAGGACGTGACCGGCGGGCAGGCCCGAGGCCGCGACCAGCTCGAGCGTGCGCCGGGTGCCGGCGGCCTTGTCGCGGTGCGGGGTGTGGACCATGACGGGGAGCCCCTGCTCGCCGGCCATCTCCAGCTGGATGCGGAAGGCGTGCTCCTCCTCCGACGTCATGGAGTCGAAGCCGACCTCGCCGACCGCGACCACGCCGTCCTTGGCCAGGTAGCGGGGCAGCACGTCGAGCACCCCGGCCAGCCGCGGGTCGTTGGCCTCCTTGGGGTTGAGCGCGAGCGTGCAGGAGTGGGCGATGCCGTGCTGGGCCGCGCGGAACCGCTCCCAGCCGAGCAGGGAGTCGAAGTAGTCGGTGAAGGAGCTCACGCCGG
The Aquipuribacter hungaricus DNA segment above includes these coding regions:
- a CDS encoding alkaline phosphatase family protein, encoding MSLLVLDVVGLTPKLLRHAPRLRALAEQGWQAELGTVLPAVTCSAQSTFLTGTVPTEHGIVGNGWYLRDIGEVMLWRQHNRLVQGEKVWETARRRQPGFTVANVCWWYAMGASTDLTVTPRPVYHADGRKSPDCYARPPELHDELTEALGPFPLFQYWGPTASIASTRWIVEATRMVMPRVDMTLAYLPHLDYDLQRFGPDGPEAVAAVEALDATVAPLLDDAAAAGTTVVVLSEYGITAVDEPVHVNRALREAGLLEVYVQDGRELLDPWTSRAFAVADHQVAHVYVADPADRPRVRELLAALPGVEQVLEGDALAEAGLGHERSGELVAVAAPRSWFTYYYWLDDARAPDFARGVEIHKKPGYDPAELFLDPADPTAKVRAGISLLKKKVGLRYAMSVVPLDARWVKGSHGRLPDDPDDGPVLLCSVPGGARDRYEATEVRDLLLDLAVPAGAAPAAPGPTTTPTDPRVDTLKGAR
- a CDS encoding TatD family hydrolase — translated: MRVLDPHIHMTSRTTTDYEQMYAAGVRAVVEPAFWLGQPRTGVSSFTDYFDSLLGWERFRAAQHGIAHSCTLALNPKEANDPRLAGVLDVLPRYLAKDGVVAVGEVGFDSMTSEEEHAFRIQLEMAGEQGLPVMVHTPHRDKAAGTRRTLELVAASGLPAGHVLVDHCNETTVGMVDDAGAWAGFSIYPDTKMDPHRMVRILQERGLDRVLVNSAADWGKSDPLLTVRTGEAMLAAGFGDDDVDRVLWRNPVEFYGQSGRLVLDVPPVDAGATFEGSSLLRGPRA
- the eboE gene encoding metabolite traffic protein EboE translates to MRFTHRDGTTVHLAHCSNVHPAEDLDEVLAQVDAVGHGLRRRLDVPTVGIGLWLPAALAARLVAEPASLERLRRGLQRAGVEVVTVNAFPWGGFHAPVVKKAVYRPDWTTRDRLDYTLDCATVLARLMPDDAVRGSISTLPLGWRTPWLSDRQATAETLLARLEDGLAKVSADAGRAVRVGFEPEPGCIVETTEDAAERVAPAAGEHVGVCLDTCHLAVAFEDPHEALARLGAADLPVVKAQLAAALHAEDPADPATRAALEPFVEQRFLHQVRSHVGGRLVGKDDLDEALAGARPLSTDEAWRVHVHVPLHADPAPPLRSTRAELRGTVDALLGGDRALTDHLEVETYTWSVLPDGIRPDGPEGVLDGIAAELAWARAELLDAGLVAA